The stretch of DNA GCGAAGGCAAGCGCCAGGATCGCTGAGCCGGTCAGAGTGGTGACTGTGTGGAGGGCGGCCAGCGCCATCGGGCTATCATATCTTGCGAGCGTGACGGCGAAGGCGGCCGTCGCCTCGCGCGGCTGCTCCTGCGGCATCACCCCTTCGACGAGGATGAAGCGGGCGCCGAGATCATTCGCTGCCCAATCGATCACCGGATCCCAGTGCTCGGCCTGGCGTTCGACCAGCAGTTCCGGCTCCTCGGCGCGATAGCAGATGAGGTCGCTCGCGGAAAAGCGCAATATATCCTCGAAGATCGCCTGCGCGTTGGCGGCAACGCCGTCGAGTGCGGTGTTGACGAGCCGGGTCACCGGCATGCTTACGGGATTGATCTCTTCGCCCTGCGCCTGCCATTCGGCGGCGACAAGCCGCGCGAGCGCCTCGGTCGGCACGGCGAGAACTTGGCGCGCCGGCGTACGCACCAACTTGCCGTCGAGGGTGATCGCAAAACCACCCTCGTGCTCGGCAACGGAGACGTCGGTATAGAAGCGCTTCGGCAGCGGCTTCTTCATCTGAATCTGCGCGCGGCGGATGGGATCGGGATGGCTCAGGCCTTCGGAAA from Rhizobium leguminosarum bv. trifolii WSM1325 encodes:
- a CDS encoding ATP12 ATPase (PFAM: ATP12 ATPase~KEGG: ret:RHE_CH02234 hypothetical protein) translates to MRDLLNDLSEGLSHPDPIRRAQIQMKKPLPKRFYTDVSVAEHEGGFAITLDGKLVRTPARQVLAVPTEALARLVAAEWQAQGEEINPVSMPVTRLVNTALDGVAANAQAIFEDILRFSASDLICYRAEEPELLVERQAEHWDPVIDWAANDLGARFILVEGVMPQEQPREATAAFAVTLARYDSPMALAALHTVTTLTGSAILALAFAEGRVTVEEAWSLAHLDEDWTIEHWGSDEEAEQRRAKRFAEFKAAADVFFALSA